One stretch of Cololabis saira isolate AMF1-May2022 chromosome 15, fColSai1.1, whole genome shotgun sequence DNA includes these proteins:
- the limd1b gene encoding LIM domain-containing protein 1 isoform X1, with protein MDRSYSPNLYFGSCTRCREGVYGTGAACQAMGHLFHNTCFTCSVCNKQLNGKPFFTVSGLIYCEDDYLFSGVHPPQEVCNVCGCSITDLARGKSYHPSCFRCVICRRELEGQAFAVDSESRVYCVSDYYRVQAPRCAACRESILPTEGSTESIRVVSSDKYYHVECYTSDVNLL; from the exons atggaccGCAGCTACAGTCCCAATCTTTACTTTG GGAGTTGTACGAGATGCAGGGAAGGGGTTTACGGCACAGGAGCAGCCTGTCAGGCAATGGGACATTTATTCCACAACACTTGCTTCACCTGCAGCGTTTGCA acAAACAGCTCAACGGAAAGCCATTTTTTACAGTGTCAGGGCTAATCTATTGTGAGGATGACTATTTG TTCTCTGGAGTCCATCCACCTCAAGAAGTGTGTAACGTCTGTGGGTGTTCAATTACAGACCtg GCTCGCGGGAAGTCGTACCACCCGTCCTGCTTTCGCTGCGTCATCTGCAGACGGGAGCTGGAGGGTCAGGCATTCGCAGTAGACTCAGAGTCCAGGGTTTACTGTGTCAGCGACTACTACAG GGTCCAAGCACCGCGCTGTGCTGCCTGCAGGGAGTCAATACTTCCAACAGAG GGTTCTACAGAGTCTATTCGAGTCGTATCATCTGACAAATACTATCATGTGGAGTGCTACACCAGTGACGTTAACCTTCTTTAA
- the limd1b gene encoding LIM domain-containing protein jub isoform X2, with product MDRSYSPNLYFGSCTRCREGVYGTGAACQAMGHLFHNTCFTCSVCNKQLNGKPFFTVSGLIYCEDDYLFSGVHPPQEVCNVCGCSITDLSSSGPAGSREVVPPVLLSLRHLQTGAGGSGIRSRLRVQGLLCQRLLQGPSTALCCLQGVNTSNRGFYRVYSSRII from the exons atggaccGCAGCTACAGTCCCAATCTTTACTTTG GGAGTTGTACGAGATGCAGGGAAGGGGTTTACGGCACAGGAGCAGCCTGTCAGGCAATGGGACATTTATTCCACAACACTTGCTTCACCTGCAGCGTTTGCA acAAACAGCTCAACGGAAAGCCATTTTTTACAGTGTCAGGGCTAATCTATTGTGAGGATGACTATTTG TTCTCTGGAGTCCATCCACCTCAAGAAGTGTGTAACGTCTGTGGGTGTTCAATTACAGACCtg AGCTCATCAGGTCCTGCAGGCTCGCGGGAAGTCGTACCACCCGTCCTGCTTTCGCTGCGTCATCTGCAGACGGGAGCTGGAGGGTCAGGCATTCGCAGTAGACTCAGAGTCCAGGGTTTACTGTGTCAGCGACTACTACAG GGTCCAAGCACCGCGCTGTGCTGCCTGCAGGGAGTCAATACTTCCAACAGAG GGTTCTACAGAGTCTATTCGAGTCGTATCATCTGA